In one Thermanaerovibrio velox DSM 12556 genomic region, the following are encoded:
- a CDS encoding methyl-accepting chemotaxis protein → MSGTRRMGLGLKFLLPIFALLGLSAAVLVFISYQRSYRDVYEDRIKAVKDMVDFTYGVLEHWNSQVEAGKLTKEEAMFMAGEEISKLRFEGKNYIFGYDMENRVAIPFQGNERGKFLDSQDKRGVWVQRELRDIVRSRGEGFLTYHWLNSNTDRVEPKVAYVRHFKPFEWWFGTGVYVYDVKAKAMRSAIYQGLILLAAMGLIGLCVAWLMGRLVARPLRELSLVAERAGAGDLRIDRSDLPQGRSDEIGDLSESLWSMVSNQRKTLASLSQAVQDVSSTAESLSALSEEFSASVEEIRGAVGTVKEMASSDAASAEETKAAVGEVTLGSKAVAAAAEKGAQSGSVAQGEVEEAAEGFLDVIGNVEKVASQGEENARVILELSYSVEKITAFVDTISRIADQTNLLALNAAIEAARAGEAGKGFAVVAEEVRKLAEESNQASRSIGDLIGELKDRVHGAVGSIESSGEVLKKASQTSEGAMDRLKAATSAVRGVIESLSDLAAVSEEQSALASEMEVAVDQIVSSTVQISSTMDSVYRSVEDTSKGSFEIAQQAERLSTRAKDLNDLMDAFKL, encoded by the coding sequence ATGTCCGGAACCAGGAGGATGGGTCTTGGACTTAAGTTTCTGCTGCCCATATTCGCCCTGTTGGGGTTGTCCGCCGCGGTGTTGGTGTTCATCTCCTACCAAAGGTCCTACAGGGATGTCTATGAGGACCGGATCAAGGCGGTGAAGGACATGGTGGACTTCACCTACGGCGTCCTGGAGCACTGGAACAGCCAGGTGGAGGCGGGGAAGCTCACCAAGGAGGAGGCCATGTTCATGGCGGGGGAGGAGATATCAAAACTCCGATTCGAGGGTAAGAACTACATTTTCGGCTACGACATGGAGAACCGGGTTGCCATCCCCTTTCAGGGCAACGAGAGGGGCAAGTTCTTGGACTCCCAGGACAAGAGGGGGGTATGGGTCCAGCGGGAGCTCCGGGATATTGTAAGGTCCAGGGGTGAGGGGTTCCTAACCTATCACTGGCTCAACTCCAACACCGACAGGGTGGAGCCCAAGGTGGCCTACGTGAGGCACTTCAAGCCCTTTGAGTGGTGGTTCGGCACGGGGGTTTACGTCTACGACGTCAAGGCCAAGGCCATGAGGAGCGCCATCTACCAGGGGCTGATCCTGCTGGCCGCCATGGGTTTGATAGGTCTTTGCGTGGCCTGGCTCATGGGGCGTTTGGTGGCCCGTCCCCTGAGGGAGCTTTCCCTGGTGGCGGAGCGGGCCGGGGCGGGGGACCTGAGGATCGACAGGTCCGACCTGCCCCAGGGTAGGTCCGACGAGATCGGGGACCTCTCGGAGTCCCTTTGGTCCATGGTTTCAAACCAGCGAAAGACCTTGGCATCCCTTTCCCAGGCGGTCCAGGACGTTTCGTCCACGGCGGAGAGCCTCTCCGCCCTGAGCGAGGAGTTCAGCGCTTCGGTGGAGGAGATACGGGGGGCGGTGGGAACGGTGAAGGAGATGGCCTCTTCTGACGCCGCCAGCGCTGAGGAGACCAAGGCGGCGGTGGGGGAGGTCACCCTGGGATCCAAGGCGGTGGCAGCCGCGGCGGAGAAGGGGGCCCAGTCGGGTTCGGTTGCCCAGGGAGAGGTTGAAGAGGCGGCGGAGGGCTTCCTTGATGTCATAGGCAACGTGGAGAAAGTGGCATCCCAAGGGGAGGAGAACGCCAGGGTCATCCTGGAGCTGAGCTATTCGGTGGAGAAGATAACCGCCTTCGTGGACACCATCTCCAGGATCGCGGACCAGACGAACCTGTTGGCGTTGAACGCCGCCATAGAGGCCGCCCGGGCCGGGGAGGCTGGCAAGGGCTTCGCGGTGGTGGCGGAGGAGGTCCGCAAGCTTGCGGAGGAGTCAAACCAGGCCTCCCGTTCCATTGGGGACCTCATCGGAGAGCTTAAAGATCGGGTTCATGGGGCGGTGGGCTCCATAGAGTCCTCCGGGGAGGTGCTGAAGAAGGCCTCCCAGACCTCCGAGGGGGCCATGGACAGGCTGAAGGCCGCCACGAGCGCGGTGAGGGGGGTCATAGAGTCCCTTTCGGACCTGGCGGCGGTGTCGGAGGAGCAGTCCGCCCTGGCTTCGGAGATGGAGGTGGCGGTGGACCAAATAGTCTCCTCCACGGTCCAGATATCCTCCACCATGGATTCCGTCTACCGCTCCGTGGAGGATACCTCCAAGGGTTCTTTCGAGATAGCCCAGCAGGCGGAACGCCTCTCCACAAGGGCCAAGGATCTCAATGATCTCATGGATGCCTTCAAGCTCTGA
- a CDS encoding ABC transporter ATP-binding protein, producing MWHLQIENLRKSYGNGEVIRNLTLRVREGECVALLGPSGCGKSTLLRCVAGLEDVLSGSIKLADRDITFLPPKDRNVGMVFQSYALFPNLSVFQNVAFGLSARGFKGPALRRKVREAIAMVELEGLEDRMPWELSGGQRQRVALARALAIRPKLLLLDEPLSALDAKVRERLREHIRSIQRELRITTLFVTHDQEEAMELADTVAVMRSGEIVQMGAPQEVYRSPKGDFVADFMGRANRLSRELARALGAQGDHQWMIRPEGLRIIDPEGYACATKGIVEDVIPRGSIARIRVGTAHGSIWVETLTPRSSRVPSIGDEVGIAGSPEDLVALD from the coding sequence ATGTGGCATCTTCAAATTGAGAACCTGCGGAAGAGCTACGGAAACGGGGAGGTGATAAGGAACCTAACCCTAAGGGTTAGGGAAGGGGAATGCGTGGCCCTTCTAGGCCCATCGGGGTGCGGCAAGTCCACGCTGCTCAGGTGCGTAGCGGGGTTGGAGGACGTGCTCAGCGGCTCCATAAAGCTGGCGGATAGGGACATCACCTTCCTGCCCCCCAAAGATCGCAACGTGGGCATGGTCTTTCAGAGCTACGCCCTCTTCCCGAACCTGTCGGTCTTCCAAAACGTGGCGTTCGGCCTTTCCGCCCGGGGGTTCAAAGGACCCGCCCTCAGGAGGAAGGTTCGGGAGGCCATAGCAATGGTGGAGCTGGAGGGCCTTGAGGATAGGATGCCCTGGGAGCTCTCCGGGGGGCAACGGCAGAGGGTGGCCCTGGCAAGGGCCTTAGCCATAAGGCCAAAGCTCCTTCTGCTGGACGAACCCCTGTCCGCATTGGACGCTAAGGTGAGAGAGCGTCTCAGGGAACACATCAGGTCCATACAGCGGGAGCTCAGGATAACCACCCTCTTCGTGACCCATGATCAGGAGGAGGCCATGGAGTTGGCGGACACCGTGGCGGTCATGCGGAGCGGCGAGATAGTCCAGATGGGGGCCCCTCAGGAGGTCTACAGGTCCCCCAAGGGGGACTTCGTGGCGGACTTCATGGGACGGGCCAACCGGCTCTCTCGGGAGCTGGCAAGGGCCCTGGGGGCCCAAGGGGATCACCAATGGATGATAAGGCCCGAGGGGCTTAGGATAATCGACCCCGAGGGCTACGCATGCGCAACAAAGGGGATTGTGGAGGACGTGATCCCAAGGGGGAGCATAGCCCGAATAAGGGTGGGTACTGCCCATGGGAGCATTTGGGTGGAAACCTTGACGCCACGTAGTTCAAGGGTGCCCTCCATAGGGGATGAGGTCGGCATAGCTGGCTCACCGGAGGACTTGGTGGCCTTAGACTAG
- a CDS encoding ABC transporter permease subunit, which translates to MSRIVKFHGEGSKGFYVLTSSSLLFLLCLGFLLLPLGWTAWMSLTGPEGLGLQNYRRIWESPFLRQSFKNSVLISLWSSLWGTLLALGASMGIMRSPFRDRMLSFCNTVSNFSGVPLAFAFIVILGTQGAFTILLRGLGISWDLYSNRGLGLLYTYFQLPLGILTLYPALEAVGQDLKEASRTLGASDGRFWAKVGIPMLMGSIRGTFCLLFANAMGAYATAYALTSGNSNLVPLRISAMVAGDVFLDFNLASAMSSLLLIITLTATALALKGGRSFGRNDPSGYLHKGSRELPHWSVRWITWGTMGFLLIPLAATLVHSFSYRWGASVLPEGLSLIWYRDLLGDPRFILSILRSLGVSLGAVILSLTLVIPPMVMTRCFAPRWSWILEALCLSPLAVPPVVSSVGLLSIYSSTPIGGSPVLLLLSYSTLCLPFVGRAISSSLDAFNPRELMEAAMTLGRSKAGALAAAVLPNLWKGVASGGLLSFTILMGEFALANILIGTRFETMQVYIFNRRGVSGHLMSAMVIIHFAMASALSYAAWRAVRGGARGGNPWRVKTRLLRNIRRIANVASSN; encoded by the coding sequence ATGTCAAGGATAGTTAAGTTCCACGGGGAGGGCTCGAAGGGGTTCTACGTCCTCACATCCTCGTCCCTGCTGTTCCTGCTGTGCCTTGGCTTCCTGCTCCTTCCCCTTGGGTGGACCGCATGGATGAGCCTTACGGGGCCGGAGGGACTGGGTTTGCAGAACTACCGACGCATATGGGAGTCCCCGTTCCTCCGGCAGAGCTTCAAAAACTCCGTCCTCATATCCCTGTGGTCCTCCCTTTGGGGTACCCTGCTGGCCCTTGGGGCATCCATGGGTATAATGAGAAGCCCCTTCAGGGACAGGATGCTGTCCTTCTGCAACACCGTGAGCAACTTCTCCGGGGTGCCCCTGGCATTCGCGTTCATCGTGATACTGGGCACCCAGGGGGCGTTTACGATCCTTCTAAGGGGACTTGGCATATCCTGGGACCTGTATTCCAACAGGGGCCTTGGACTGCTCTACACGTACTTCCAGCTGCCCCTGGGGATCTTGACGTTGTACCCCGCCCTGGAGGCGGTGGGACAGGATCTGAAGGAGGCTTCAAGGACCTTAGGGGCCTCGGACGGCCGCTTCTGGGCAAAGGTGGGCATACCGATGCTCATGGGATCCATAAGGGGCACCTTCTGCCTCCTGTTCGCCAACGCCATGGGGGCCTACGCCACCGCGTACGCCCTGACCTCTGGGAACAGCAATCTGGTTCCGCTGAGGATAAGCGCCATGGTGGCGGGGGACGTCTTCCTGGACTTCAACTTAGCCTCCGCCATGAGCTCCCTGCTTCTGATCATAACCCTGACCGCCACCGCCCTGGCGCTTAAGGGGGGAAGATCCTTCGGAAGGAACGACCCATCTGGATACCTGCACAAGGGTTCCCGAGAGCTGCCACACTGGTCCGTGAGGTGGATAACCTGGGGTACCATGGGGTTTCTCCTGATACCCCTGGCGGCCACGCTGGTGCACTCCTTCAGCTACCGGTGGGGCGCCTCGGTGCTGCCCGAAGGCTTAAGCCTCATATGGTACCGGGATCTGTTGGGGGATCCCAGGTTCATCCTGTCCATCCTAAGATCCCTTGGGGTATCCCTGGGAGCGGTGATCCTATCCTTGACGCTGGTCATCCCTCCCATGGTGATGACCAGGTGTTTCGCCCCCCGATGGTCCTGGATCCTGGAGGCCCTTTGCCTTTCTCCTTTGGCGGTGCCACCGGTGGTCTCTTCGGTGGGGCTTTTGAGCATATACTCCTCCACCCCCATAGGGGGCAGCCCTGTTTTGCTGCTGCTCAGCTACTCCACCCTCTGCCTTCCCTTTGTTGGCAGGGCGATATCCTCCTCCCTGGACGCTTTTAACCCAAGGGAACTAATGGAGGCCGCGATGACATTGGGACGCTCCAAGGCGGGAGCTCTGGCGGCGGCGGTACTGCCCAACCTCTGGAAGGGCGTGGCATCCGGGGGGCTGCTTTCGTTCACCATCCTCATGGGGGAGTTCGCCCTGGCTAACATCTTGATCGGCACCAGGTTCGAGACCATGCAGGTCTACATATTCAACCGCCGGGGCGTAAGCGGACACCTCATGAGCGCCATGGTGATCATCCACTTCGCCATGGCATCCGCCCTCTCCTACGCCGCATGGAGGGCGGTGAGGGGAGGAGCTAGGGGAGGCAATCCCTGGAGGGTTAAGACGAGACTCTTAAGGAACATCAGGAGGATAGCGAATGTGGCATCTTCAAATTGA
- a CDS encoding alkaline phosphatase family protein: MSTDRGLVVILVDGLSSKAARHMGCLEGMVRCSMGVRKDIASELPPISKPLYHCIFTGSEPSLTGLMGNHHGAPKRDPENLFALARRRGLVTCAAAHNWFAELFGQWDLGQRGRFQDRPSGDISAGIYYFDDAYPDSHVLQDGEWLIKRHRPGLALVHTMGVDNAAHLYGGDSDRLVEAVMRCDQMISRFLQGLVNQGFLAIVTSDHGTMPSGLHGGTSEDETTVPLWAFPKPPGMLMEAFEGTERQRDMKALMLEFLKVVRRDVKDS, translated from the coding sequence ATGTCAACCGATAGGGGGCTTGTGGTAATCCTGGTGGATGGACTGTCCTCTAAGGCGGCCCGGCACATGGGCTGCCTGGAGGGCATGGTGCGATGCTCCATGGGGGTGAGAAAGGACATAGCTTCGGAGCTGCCGCCTATATCCAAACCACTCTACCACTGCATCTTCACCGGCTCAGAACCATCGCTGACGGGGCTGATGGGCAACCACCACGGGGCGCCTAAAAGGGATCCGGAAAACCTGTTCGCCCTGGCAAGACGGAGGGGGCTTGTCACATGCGCCGCCGCACACAACTGGTTCGCCGAGCTCTTTGGGCAGTGGGACTTAGGCCAAAGGGGTCGCTTCCAGGATAGGCCCTCCGGGGACATCTCCGCTGGAATCTACTACTTCGACGACGCCTACCCGGACAGCCACGTGCTGCAGGACGGGGAATGGCTTATCAAGCGCCACCGGCCGGGGCTTGCGCTGGTGCACACCATGGGGGTCGACAACGCCGCCCACCTATACGGGGGGGATTCGGACAGGCTAGTGGAGGCGGTCATGAGGTGCGATCAGATGATCTCCCGCTTCCTGCAGGGCCTTGTGAACCAGGGTTTCTTGGCGATCGTGACCTCCGACCACGGCACGATGCCCTCGGGCCTCCATGGGGGGACCTCTGAGGATGAGACCACGGTGCCCCTTTGGGCCTTCCCCAAGCCCCCGGGGATGCTTATGGAGGCCTTTGAGGGAACGGAAAGACAACGGGACATGAAGGCCCTGATGCTGGAATTCCTCAAGGTGGTGAGAAGGGATGTCAAGGATAGTTAA
- a CDS encoding ABC transporter substrate-binding protein translates to MGVFNFITRFARAGAVLCMGAVLLAHPGTSEAKDIPKDLVKEAKREGKLYTVGMPDDWANWKDTWRDLKGLYGIEHQDTDMSSAQEIAKFAAEGKNATADMGDVGIAFGPIAVKKGVTQPYKTSYWDEIPAWAKDQEGHWIVGYTGTIAFLVNKDLVKVPPRSWRDLLNGDYKVTVGDVGVAAQANSAVLACAYALGGDETNIKPAVDFFAKLAKAGRLSTSDPSIAMIEKGEVAVGLLWDFNALSYADKVGRSKFEILIPSDGSLISGYATIINRWAKNPNAAKLAREFILSDRGQINLARGYARPIRTSVKLPEDVKRKLLPQSQYAKARPIRDFKAWENTTAQLQRMWQENVLIHVNR, encoded by the coding sequence ATGGGGGTTTTTAATTTTATCACCCGTTTTGCCCGAGCTGGGGCGGTGTTGTGCATGGGGGCGGTGCTTTTAGCTCACCCTGGGACCTCCGAGGCCAAGGATATTCCAAAGGATCTGGTCAAGGAGGCAAAGCGAGAGGGGAAGCTCTACACCGTTGGCATGCCCGACGACTGGGCGAACTGGAAGGACACCTGGAGGGATCTCAAGGGCCTTTACGGCATAGAGCACCAGGACACGGACATGAGCTCCGCCCAGGAGATAGCCAAGTTCGCCGCGGAGGGGAAGAACGCCACGGCGGACATGGGGGACGTGGGGATAGCCTTCGGCCCCATAGCGGTCAAGAAGGGGGTTACACAGCCCTACAAGACCTCCTACTGGGACGAGATCCCCGCCTGGGCCAAGGACCAAGAAGGCCACTGGATAGTGGGTTACACTGGGACCATAGCGTTCCTGGTCAACAAGGATCTGGTAAAGGTGCCTCCCAGGTCCTGGAGGGACCTGCTCAATGGGGACTACAAGGTGACCGTTGGTGACGTCGGGGTGGCAGCCCAGGCTAACAGCGCGGTCTTGGCATGTGCCTATGCCCTGGGGGGAGACGAGACCAACATAAAGCCCGCGGTGGACTTCTTCGCCAAGCTTGCCAAGGCGGGGCGGCTCTCCACCAGCGACCCCTCCATAGCGATGATAGAGAAGGGTGAGGTGGCGGTGGGGCTTTTATGGGACTTCAACGCCCTCAGCTACGCCGACAAGGTGGGGCGCAGCAAGTTCGAGATACTGATACCCTCGGACGGCAGCCTCATATCCGGCTACGCCACCATAATAAACCGCTGGGCCAAGAACCCCAACGCCGCGAAGCTGGCGAGGGAGTTCATCCTCAGCGACCGGGGACAGATAAACCTGGCCAGGGGTTACGCCAGGCCCATAAGGACCTCGGTGAAGCTGCCGGAGGACGTGAAGCGCAAGCTGCTTCCCCAGTCCCAGTACGCCAAGGCCCGACCCATAAGGGACTTCAAGGCCTGGGAGAACACCACCGCCCAGCTCCAGCGGATGTGGCAGGAGAACGTGCTAATCCATGTCAACCGATAG